From the genome of Granulicella arctica, one region includes:
- a CDS encoding helix-turn-helix domain-containing protein, whose amino-acid sequence MALGQRIKALRKERGMTQRKMVMDCGFHMTQVARMERGDPITLKTLLRVAEVFGIPPNELIAGLGEVHELEHAEPVNAPVRKTNELKLAKGAKASKR is encoded by the coding sequence GTGGCGCTCGGTCAGCGCATAAAGGCGCTGCGCAAAGAGCGTGGCATGACGCAGCGCAAGATGGTGATGGATTGTGGGTTTCACATGACGCAGGTCGCCCGAATGGAACGTGGCGACCCGATAACCTTGAAGACTCTTCTACGTGTTGCGGAGGTCTTTGGGATACCTCCCAACGAGCTGATTGCGGGTCTTGGAGAGGTTCACGAACTGGAGCATGCAGAGCCCGTGAACGCCCCTGTGAGGAAGACAAATGAGTTGAAGCTCGCGAAGGGTGCGAAGGCTTCCAAGAGATAG
- a CDS encoding sigma-70 RNA polymerase sigma factor region 4 domain-containing protein, whose amino-acid sequence MKRSQLHLVDAQGRAVSPAIKAAVEVVFKWVLKDFPNVDTAMISEWAEEVGWAMEAKRELISAPERYAYMALKGRVRDWLRTKTAKEESAGIGQDLERLGGLDRSFQRKIDQSLFFDQLKASLNERERYILVLLLRGETSPNVTAQAFGISYSAAAKAIQRVKERVAASATPVSRRDDFGNRSQKFCETKV is encoded by the coding sequence ATGAAACGATCGCAATTACACCTCGTTGATGCTCAGGGCCGGGCTGTGTCTCCAGCAATAAAAGCTGCCGTGGAAGTGGTATTCAAGTGGGTATTGAAGGACTTCCCAAATGTCGATACGGCGATGATCTCCGAGTGGGCAGAGGAGGTCGGGTGGGCGATGGAGGCGAAGAGAGAACTTATCTCTGCGCCTGAGCGCTATGCGTACATGGCCCTGAAGGGTCGCGTGCGCGATTGGCTGCGCACGAAGACTGCAAAAGAGGAGAGCGCCGGAATCGGCCAGGATTTAGAGCGTTTAGGCGGCCTAGATCGCTCATTTCAGCGGAAAATCGATCAATCTCTGTTCTTTGACCAACTAAAGGCATCGCTGAATGAGCGGGAGAGGTATATCCTCGTTCTGCTCCTACGTGGCGAAACGAGTCCCAATGTAACCGCGCAGGCGTTCGGCATCTCGTATTCTGCCGCCGCGAAAGCTATCCAACGGGTTAAAGAGCGAGTTGCTGCTAGCGCAACGCCGGTCTCTCGACGTGACGATTTTGGCAACAGGTCTCAAAAATTCTGCGAGACGAAGGTATAG
- a CDS encoding S41 family peptidase: MMELTRTQRAALLTKIEAAVVEKYFEPDFDEARWKGIVNRHRSTILDAQSTVDFETATSEMLTELSPKTLGLLSERTPINPRNAINASFSVQSISDQLRWVFQDVLPGGVAAKAGVRAGDVLVEVAGKPMVPKSEASTEPPFEMQESIAVKIARGKPATELSLSLNTGTPKYKDNPYSQLTPVTTGSQPNGTAYLKVSLFQGKVGIDFANELDRLFAGQFSSSQRLIIDLRGNPGGGIGGLTLMSYLTPDRLPIGYSRNRKMAQERKDPASLPIFDRVPRSKLAIPGLALKFMGKTSVFLYTEAQGKRSFHGRVLILVNEHTTGAAEMVAQFAQENKLAIIAGAKTPGRLVSRSATKLGSGYRLIVPVAAYISAKGTQIEGKGITPDIEIPWSYTDAAAGRDNQLETAVEALRTAI, from the coding sequence ATGATGGAGCTTACACGGACACAACGGGCCGCACTTCTAACGAAGATCGAAGCTGCGGTAGTAGAGAAGTATTTTGAGCCCGACTTCGATGAAGCGCGGTGGAAGGGCATCGTCAACAGACATCGGTCCACAATTCTTGATGCTCAAAGCACCGTCGATTTTGAGACGGCCACAAGCGAAATGCTCACTGAACTTTCCCCGAAAACTCTCGGACTTCTCTCCGAAAGAACGCCGATCAATCCTCGAAATGCGATCAATGCAAGTTTCTCAGTCCAGTCAATTTCGGATCAGCTTCGATGGGTATTTCAGGATGTGCTACCGGGTGGTGTCGCTGCCAAAGCAGGAGTGCGGGCTGGAGATGTGCTCGTCGAGGTCGCTGGCAAACCGATGGTTCCTAAATCGGAGGCCTCTACCGAACCGCCATTCGAAATGCAGGAGTCCATTGCGGTCAAAATAGCCCGTGGTAAGCCTGCAACAGAGCTTTCTCTCTCTCTCAACACCGGTACGCCGAAATACAAAGACAACCCCTACTCTCAGTTGACGCCGGTCACGACAGGATCTCAACCAAACGGCACCGCGTATCTCAAGGTCAGCCTTTTTCAAGGCAAGGTTGGCATCGACTTTGCCAATGAACTCGATAGGCTCTTTGCTGGACAGTTCTCCTCTAGTCAGAGGCTCATCATTGATCTTCGGGGAAATCCTGGAGGTGGCATCGGCGGTCTTACCTTGATGAGCTATCTGACCCCTGACAGGCTTCCAATCGGCTACAGCAGGAACAGAAAGATGGCTCAGGAGCGGAAGGACCCGGCTTCTCTGCCAATTTTCGATAGAGTCCCACGTTCGAAACTGGCAATTCCAGGTCTCGCCCTCAAGTTCATGGGCAAAACTTCAGTGTTCCTTTACACCGAGGCACAAGGAAAGCGCTCGTTTCATGGTCGCGTCTTGATTCTCGTAAACGAACACACGACTGGTGCCGCAGAGATGGTCGCGCAGTTTGCTCAAGAGAACAAGCTCGCAATCATCGCAGGCGCGAAAACCCCAGGACGATTGGTGTCTCGATCAGCTACAAAACTAGGCAGCGGATACCGCTTGATCGTACCTGTCGCGGCTTATATCAGCGCTAAAGGAACCCAGATCGAGGGGAAGGGAATCACCCCCGACATTGAGATCCCGTGGTCCTACACAGACGCGGCAGCGGGAAGAGACAATCAGCTCGAAACCGCAGTTGAGGCACTGCGAACAGCTATCTAA
- a CDS encoding CHAT domain-containing protein, with protein sequence MDQAIQTAASTPGVAYPTIAIYAKIDALAGLHRYPEALQLANQSLARLQGTPYDGHRSQVLISRGEIEQASGDIPAAIKDFVQAVSISQRIENYRGTTDASGVLAQAYERSNDLPSALASINMAIEANTKIQDELYLVPRNLAIKAEIEDKMGHQQEAATLYRKSIALINRMIQHASTTNIQRQLLAEMSDVYSGYFASLCAQKQYDEALQILDNVRGRVETEALEHHVSQQVHQPTPEEKELTKLNLSLINTDDPATRSEITNDIYTTELGISPSSLTQETITHPVHLSTLQGSLSPHELLIEYVLAEPASYAFAITRDTVTSYRLASKSVIESEANQYTKKIRAGNEDKPLARQLFTDLLKPIKHYADKSDLVIIPDGALHLLPFSALADDSDYVLTSHTVDVAPSSTVFELLQKRIQHEEIATLPYVGVAAWTKQPDNRNPIVRAVTGPQRSQLVPLPDSRDEVETIAKDLPHPSTILLGEDATEGHFKSLDLNSTDVIHLALHGYADLDYPDRSALVFAPDPGGTDDGLLQIREIRTLHLKAKLVTLSACNTGVGPVGESGIANLVNAWIEAGADTVVSTLWEVEDHTTEHMMADFYGQLSQHKSKVDALRTAQLALMKQGLAPYFWASFQIVGDPNGTL encoded by the coding sequence TTGGACCAGGCCATTCAAACCGCAGCAAGTACGCCTGGGGTCGCCTACCCCACGATCGCAATCTACGCGAAGATCGATGCGCTGGCGGGGCTTCACCGATACCCCGAGGCGCTGCAACTTGCCAATCAATCACTCGCGCGTCTTCAAGGCACACCGTACGATGGGCACCGCTCCCAAGTCCTGATATCACGGGGCGAGATCGAGCAGGCAAGCGGCGATATACCAGCCGCGATCAAAGACTTTGTACAGGCAGTCTCAATTTCACAACGGATAGAAAACTATCGTGGAACAACGGATGCCAGCGGGGTTCTCGCACAGGCCTATGAGCGCTCAAACGACCTTCCGAGCGCTCTTGCTTCGATAAACATGGCAATTGAGGCCAACACAAAGATCCAAGACGAGCTCTACCTTGTCCCCCGAAATCTAGCGATCAAAGCTGAAATCGAGGACAAGATGGGTCACCAGCAAGAAGCGGCGACCCTTTACAGGAAGAGCATCGCCTTGATAAACCGCATGATTCAACATGCCTCGACCACCAACATTCAACGTCAGCTCTTGGCAGAAATGAGCGACGTTTACTCGGGGTATTTTGCATCTCTATGCGCCCAGAAGCAGTACGACGAAGCCTTACAGATCCTCGACAACGTACGCGGGAGAGTCGAAACTGAGGCGCTTGAGCACCACGTTAGCCAACAAGTCCACCAGCCAACCCCCGAAGAAAAAGAGCTAACCAAGCTCAATCTTTCGCTCATAAATACAGACGACCCGGCCACTCGGTCAGAGATTACGAACGACATCTACACAACGGAGCTTGGCATTAGCCCAAGCTCACTCACACAAGAGACCATCACGCATCCGGTCCACCTTTCGACTCTCCAGGGCTCTCTTTCGCCTCACGAGCTGCTGATTGAATATGTTCTAGCCGAACCAGCCTCATATGCCTTTGCGATTACTCGGGACACTGTAACGTCCTATCGCTTAGCGTCGAAATCGGTCATTGAAAGTGAGGCTAATCAGTACACGAAAAAGATACGAGCGGGGAACGAAGACAAACCACTAGCCCGACAGCTTTTTACGGATCTTCTAAAGCCGATCAAGCACTATGCCGACAAGTCGGACCTTGTAATCATCCCCGATGGCGCGTTGCATCTACTACCTTTTTCTGCTCTCGCGGATGACAGTGATTATGTCTTGACGTCGCACACCGTCGACGTGGCACCGTCATCTACAGTGTTTGAGCTTCTCCAAAAACGGATCCAGCATGAAGAGATCGCAACCTTGCCTTATGTCGGGGTGGCAGCATGGACCAAGCAGCCTGACAATCGTAATCCCATTGTTAGAGCCGTTACGGGACCTCAGCGAAGCCAGCTTGTGCCGCTACCGGACAGCCGAGATGAGGTTGAAACGATCGCCAAAGACCTGCCACATCCAAGCACGATTCTCCTTGGCGAAGATGCAACTGAGGGGCACTTCAAGAGCCTCGATCTCAACAGTACCGATGTGATCCACCTTGCTCTACATGGTTATGCAGATCTCGACTACCCCGACCGCTCAGCTCTTGTTTTTGCGCCCGATCCAGGTGGAACAGACGACGGCTTGTTGCAGATAAGAGAGATCAGAACATTGCATCTAAAAGCAAAACTGGTCACGCTTTCCGCCTGCAATACTGGAGTAGGACCGGTTGGAGAGTCGGGCATTGCGAACTTGGTAAACGCTTGGATCGAAGCCGGAGCCGATACCGTTGTTTCAACGCTCTGGGAGGTTGAGGACCATACGACAGAACACATGATGGCCGATTTCTACGGTCAGCTATCACAACATAAGAGCAAGGTTGATGCTCTACGAACAGCACAGTTGGCACTCATGAAACAGGGCCTAGCACCCTACTTTTGGGCGAGTTTTCAGATTGTTGGAGACCCAAACGGCACTCTATGA